One Bos taurus isolate L1 Dominette 01449 registration number 42190680 breed Hereford chromosome 14, ARS-UCD2.0, whole genome shotgun sequence genomic region harbors:
- the LOC506670 gene encoding solute carrier family 7 member 13 isoform X1: MKVGESTQLRRVIGYFHGTIFLFSIIIGAGIFITPKGVLKYSSLNVGVSLSIWAACAVVSMLAALSHAELGTTFPRSGAQYYFLKRSLGPFVAFFYLWINLFSTPAGIAARSLMLAGYITQPFYPGCFVPEMPKKCLALAILWCLGILNARGVKEVTWFQTVSTAVKMTVLGFVSVTGIVLLVRGRRENLARFEKAFDADVPDASQIAEAFLQGLFAYSGWGVLVRIAGELKSPSENIPKCVVTALTLVALIYLLVNVSYLAVLTPKEIMSSDAVAVTWMDRVIPSLQWAISLGVSSAIVSSLNCTVFSTSRLWCMASQEGQLPLILSTLNIHSCPVAAVIQMLIFASILIIPSDLILLINYVGFTDWIQLGLMMMGLLKLRFQEPNLSRPYKARLPFVFGTMAMSLFLVLTPIIKAPQMYHIYVILFILSGLLFYLPFVHFNLGSTYFNKITCFLQLLLNVSPTDDTDEYISTGGNVQKNPPATATKKE, from the exons ATGAAGGTGGGAGAAAGCACTCAGCTACGGCGGGTAATAGGATATTTCCATGGGACAATTTTTTTATTCAGTATCATCATAGGTGCGGGAATATTTATCACTCCTAAAGGGGTGTTAAAATACTCTTCACTCAACGTGGGGGTGTCCCTAAGCATTTGGGCTGCTTGTGCCGTGGTGTCTATGCTGGCTGCCCTGAGTCACGCGGAGCTGGGGACCACCTTCCCTAGAAGCGGAGCACAGTATTATTTCCTCAAAAGGTCTCTTGGGCCCTTTGTTGCTTTCTTCTACCTCTGGATCAATCTATTCAGTACTCCCGCAGGAATTGCTGCCCGCAGCTTGATGCTGGCGGGCTACATTACGCAGCCTTTCTATCCTGGGTGTTTTGTTCCTGAGATGCCAAAGAAATGTTTGGCATTGGCTATCTTGTGGTGCTTGGGAATCCTGAATGCTCGGGGAGTGAAGGAGGTGACGTGGTTTCAGACTGTCAGTACGGCTGTCAAAATGACAGTTCTCGGCTTCGTCTCTGTAACTGGAATCGTGCTGTTggtgagaggaagaagagagaacctGGCCAGGTTTGAGAAAGCTTTCGATGCTGACGTTCCGGATGCTTCACAGATTGCAGAAGCCTTCTTACAAGGATTGTTTGCATATTCTGGTTGGGGAGTCCTTGTCCGAATAGCAg gagaGTTGAAAAGCCCTAGTGAGAATATCCCCAAATGTGTGGTCACTGCACTTACCCTCGTGGCCCTGATCTACTTACTGGTTAATGTTTCCTACCTAGCCGTCCTGACCCCAAAGGAAATCATGTCCTCAG ATGCTGTTGCAGTCACTTGGATGGATAGAGTAATCCCTTCCTTGCAATGGGCCATTTCCCTTGGTGTTTCTTCCGCAATAGTTAGCTCCCTCAACTGTACTGTATTTTCAACATCAAGGTTATGGTGTATGGCAAGCCAGGAGGGTCAGCTACCTTTGATCCTctcaactttgaatattcactCTTGTCCAGTTGCAGCTGTGATTCAGATGCTCATCTTTGCCTCCATCTTAATTATTCCCTCAGACTTAATCCTTTTAATAAATTATGTGGGATTCACAGACTGGATTCAACTTGGGCTAATGATGATGGGCTTGCTTAAACTGAGATTCCAGGAGCCCAACCTATCCAGACCTTACAAG GCACGTTTGCCGTTTGTGTTTGGAACCATGGCCATGTCTTTGTTCTTGGTTTTGACGCCCATCATCAAGGCTCCTCAGATGTACCATATCTACGTTATTCTTTTTATCCTCAGTGGACTTCTGTTTTATTTGCCTTTTGTGCATTTTAATTTGGGGTCTACATATTTCAACAAGATAACCTGCTTTTTACAGTTACTACTAAATGTTTCACCTACTGATGACACTGATGAATATATTTCAACAGGAGGAAATGTAcagaaaaatccacctgcaactgcgaccaaaaaagaataa
- the LOC518422 gene encoding solute carrier family 7 member 13 isoform X1: MQLLRAIGFFRGNILILSATIGAGIFVSPKGVLKYSSLNVAVSLSIWAACAVLTLISALSHAELGTTFPISGAQYYFLKRSLGSSVAFLNLWIKLFTHPLRLATESLLLSTYTIQPFYAGCPAPELPKRCLALAALWSLGLLNARGVQTVAWLQTVSTLAKMTVLCFICFTGIVLLGMGERENVARFENALDAELPDVSQIAEAFLQGLFAYSGTSILNSMAGEIKNPGKNIPKSLITGIPMVAVVYLLANVSYLAVLTPKEIVSADAVALTWTDKIIPSMQWVISFGISTSVFSTMCCTVLSASRMIYRASQEGQLPFIFSMLNKHSCPTTAVSQLIILTSIVIITSDLINLIRYSGLALWFLRGLHMIGLLKLRYQEPNLPRPYKVPLPFIFGSIAISLFLILTPLIKTPKMEHVYGLIFIFSGLLCYWIHVHLNQHSVSFVKVTCYLQLLFNVSPPEDHNEGISTEKSDLKVIFL, from the exons ATGCAGCTCCTAAGGGCAATAGGATTCTTCCGaggaaacattttaattttaagcgCCACAATAGGGGCAGGAATCTTTGTGTCTCCAAAAGGGGTATTAAAATATTCCTCACTGAATGTGGCTGTCTCCCTGAGTATCTGGGCAGCTTGTGCGGTGCTGACTTTGATCTCCGCTCTCAGCCACGCAGAGCTGGGGACGACCTTCCCTATAAGTGGAGCACAGTATTATTTCCTCAAAAGATCTCTTGGATCCTCCGTTGCTTTCCTCAATCTTTGGATCAAACTATTTACTCATCCCTTAAGGCTAGCTACTGAAAGCTTGTTATTATCTACCTATACAATTCAGCCTTTCTACGCCGGGTGCCCCGCTCCAGAGCTACCAAAGAGGTGTCTAGCATTGGCTGCTTTGTGGTCTTTGGGACTCCTAAATGCTCGAGGGGTGCAAACGGTGGCTTGGCTTCAAACTGTCAGTACTTTGGCGAAGATGACTGTCCTCTGCTTCATTTGCTTCACTGGGATTGTGCTGTTAGGGATGGGGGAAAGGGAGAATGTGGCCAGGTTCGAGAACGCTTTGGACGCTGAGCTTCCTGACGTCTCACAGATTGCAGAAGCCTTCCTACAAGGATTGTTTGCGTACTCTGGCACGTCAATCCTGAACAGCATGGCAG GAGAGATAAAAAATCCTGGTAAGAACATCCCCAAATCTCTGATCACTGGCATTCCCATGGTGGCTGTGGTTTACTTACTGGCTAACGTATCCTACCTGGCAGTTTTGACTCCCAAGGAAATCGTCTCTGCAG ATGCTGTTGCTCTCACCTGGACGGACAAAATAATCCCTTCTATGCAATGGGTCATTTCttttggaatttcaacttcagtgTTTAGCACCATGTGCTGTACAGTGCTGTCAGCATCAAGGATGATCTACAGGGCAAGCCAAGAAGGACAACTGCCTTTCATCTTCTCAATGCTCAATAAGCACTCCTGTCCAACCACGGCTGTTAGCCAGTTAATCATCTTAACTTCCATTGTTATTATAACCTCAGATTTAATCAATTTAATAAGATATTCAGGATTAGCATTATGGTTTTTAAGAGGGCTACATATGATAGGTTTACTTAAACTAAGGTACCAGGAACCAAATCTACCTAGACCTTACAAG gTGCCTTTGCCATTTATATTTGGATCCATAGCTATAtctttgtttctgattttgaCGCCATTGATTAAAACCCCTAAAATGGAGCATGTCTACGGGCTTATCTTTATATTCAGTGGACTCTTGTGTTACTGGATTCACGTTCATCTTAATCAACATTCTGTGAGTTTTGTCAAAGTCACCTGTTATTTACAATTACTGTTTAATGTTTCACCACCTGAAGACCACAATGAAGGCATTTCAACAGAAAAAAGTGATCTTAAAGTAATCTTTTTGTAA
- the LOC518422 gene encoding solute carrier family 7 member 13 isoform X2: protein MQLLRAIGFFRGNILILSATIGAGIFVSPKGVLKYSSLNVAVSLSIWAACAVLTLISALSHAELGTTFPISGAQYYFLKRSLGSSVAFLNLWIKLFTHPLRLATESLLLSTYTIQPFYAGCPAPELPKRCLALAALWSLGLLNARGVQTVAWLQTVSTLAKMTVLCFICFTGIVLLGMGERENVARFENALDAELPDVSQIAEAFLQGLFAYSGTSILNSMAGEIKNPGKNIPKSLITGIPMVAVVYLLANVSYLAVLTPKEIVSAGAFAIYIWIHSYIFVSDFDAID from the exons ATGCAGCTCCTAAGGGCAATAGGATTCTTCCGaggaaacattttaattttaagcgCCACAATAGGGGCAGGAATCTTTGTGTCTCCAAAAGGGGTATTAAAATATTCCTCACTGAATGTGGCTGTCTCCCTGAGTATCTGGGCAGCTTGTGCGGTGCTGACTTTGATCTCCGCTCTCAGCCACGCAGAGCTGGGGACGACCTTCCCTATAAGTGGAGCACAGTATTATTTCCTCAAAAGATCTCTTGGATCCTCCGTTGCTTTCCTCAATCTTTGGATCAAACTATTTACTCATCCCTTAAGGCTAGCTACTGAAAGCTTGTTATTATCTACCTATACAATTCAGCCTTTCTACGCCGGGTGCCCCGCTCCAGAGCTACCAAAGAGGTGTCTAGCATTGGCTGCTTTGTGGTCTTTGGGACTCCTAAATGCTCGAGGGGTGCAAACGGTGGCTTGGCTTCAAACTGTCAGTACTTTGGCGAAGATGACTGTCCTCTGCTTCATTTGCTTCACTGGGATTGTGCTGTTAGGGATGGGGGAAAGGGAGAATGTGGCCAGGTTCGAGAACGCTTTGGACGCTGAGCTTCCTGACGTCTCACAGATTGCAGAAGCCTTCCTACAAGGATTGTTTGCGTACTCTGGCACGTCAATCCTGAACAGCATGGCAG GAGAGATAAAAAATCCTGGTAAGAACATCCCCAAATCTCTGATCACTGGCATTCCCATGGTGGCTGTGGTTTACTTACTGGCTAACGTATCCTACCTGGCAGTTTTGACTCCCAAGGAAATCGTCTCTGCAG gTGCCTTTGCCATTTATATTTGGATCCATAGCTATAtctttgtttctgattttgaCGCCATTGATTAA
- the LOC518422 gene encoding solute carrier family 7 member 13 isoform X3, with translation MQLLRAIGFFRGNILILSATIGAGIFVSPKGVLKYSSLNVAVSLSIWAACAVLTLISALSHAELGTTFPISGAQYYFLKRSLGSSVAFLNLWIKLFTHPLRLATESLLLSTYTIQPFYAGCPAPELPKRCLALAALWSLGLLNARGVQTVAWLQTVSTLAKMTVLCFICFTGIVLLGMGERENVARFENALDAELPDVSQIAEAFLQGLFAYSGTSILNSMAGAFAIYIWIHSYIFVSDFDAID, from the exons ATGCAGCTCCTAAGGGCAATAGGATTCTTCCGaggaaacattttaattttaagcgCCACAATAGGGGCAGGAATCTTTGTGTCTCCAAAAGGGGTATTAAAATATTCCTCACTGAATGTGGCTGTCTCCCTGAGTATCTGGGCAGCTTGTGCGGTGCTGACTTTGATCTCCGCTCTCAGCCACGCAGAGCTGGGGACGACCTTCCCTATAAGTGGAGCACAGTATTATTTCCTCAAAAGATCTCTTGGATCCTCCGTTGCTTTCCTCAATCTTTGGATCAAACTATTTACTCATCCCTTAAGGCTAGCTACTGAAAGCTTGTTATTATCTACCTATACAATTCAGCCTTTCTACGCCGGGTGCCCCGCTCCAGAGCTACCAAAGAGGTGTCTAGCATTGGCTGCTTTGTGGTCTTTGGGACTCCTAAATGCTCGAGGGGTGCAAACGGTGGCTTGGCTTCAAACTGTCAGTACTTTGGCGAAGATGACTGTCCTCTGCTTCATTTGCTTCACTGGGATTGTGCTGTTAGGGATGGGGGAAAGGGAGAATGTGGCCAGGTTCGAGAACGCTTTGGACGCTGAGCTTCCTGACGTCTCACAGATTGCAGAAGCCTTCCTACAAGGATTGTTTGCGTACTCTGGCACGTCAATCCTGAACAGCATGGCAG gTGCCTTTGCCATTTATATTTGGATCCATAGCTATAtctttgtttctgattttgaCGCCATTGATTAA
- the LOC506670 gene encoding solute carrier family 7 member 13 isoform X2, with protein MKVGESTQLRRVIGYFHGTIFLFSIIIGAGIFITPKGVLKYSSLNVGVSLSIWAACAVVSMLAALSHAELGTTFPRSGAQYYFLKRSLGPFVAFFYLWINLFSTPAGIAARSLMLAGYITQPFYPGCFVPEMPKKCLALAILWCLGILNARGVKEVTWFQTVSTAVKMTVLGFVSVTGIVLLVRGRRENLARFEKAFDADVPDASQIAEAFLQGLFAYSGWGVLVRIAGELKSPSENIPKCVVTALTLVALIYLLVNVSYLAVLTPKEIMSSDAVAVTWMDRVIPSLQWAISLGVSSAIVSSLNCTVFSTSRLWCMASQEGQLPLILSTLNIHSCPVAAVIQMLIFASILIIPSDLILLINYVGFTDWIQLGLMMMGLLKLRFQEPNLSRPYKSQCPASREVSTIRSPHTATREQTLFARTRKTLHAARKTHTAKRDKES; from the exons ATGAAGGTGGGAGAAAGCACTCAGCTACGGCGGGTAATAGGATATTTCCATGGGACAATTTTTTTATTCAGTATCATCATAGGTGCGGGAATATTTATCACTCCTAAAGGGGTGTTAAAATACTCTTCACTCAACGTGGGGGTGTCCCTAAGCATTTGGGCTGCTTGTGCCGTGGTGTCTATGCTGGCTGCCCTGAGTCACGCGGAGCTGGGGACCACCTTCCCTAGAAGCGGAGCACAGTATTATTTCCTCAAAAGGTCTCTTGGGCCCTTTGTTGCTTTCTTCTACCTCTGGATCAATCTATTCAGTACTCCCGCAGGAATTGCTGCCCGCAGCTTGATGCTGGCGGGCTACATTACGCAGCCTTTCTATCCTGGGTGTTTTGTTCCTGAGATGCCAAAGAAATGTTTGGCATTGGCTATCTTGTGGTGCTTGGGAATCCTGAATGCTCGGGGAGTGAAGGAGGTGACGTGGTTTCAGACTGTCAGTACGGCTGTCAAAATGACAGTTCTCGGCTTCGTCTCTGTAACTGGAATCGTGCTGTTggtgagaggaagaagagagaacctGGCCAGGTTTGAGAAAGCTTTCGATGCTGACGTTCCGGATGCTTCACAGATTGCAGAAGCCTTCTTACAAGGATTGTTTGCATATTCTGGTTGGGGAGTCCTTGTCCGAATAGCAg gagaGTTGAAAAGCCCTAGTGAGAATATCCCCAAATGTGTGGTCACTGCACTTACCCTCGTGGCCCTGATCTACTTACTGGTTAATGTTTCCTACCTAGCCGTCCTGACCCCAAAGGAAATCATGTCCTCAG ATGCTGTTGCAGTCACTTGGATGGATAGAGTAATCCCTTCCTTGCAATGGGCCATTTCCCTTGGTGTTTCTTCCGCAATAGTTAGCTCCCTCAACTGTACTGTATTTTCAACATCAAGGTTATGGTGTATGGCAAGCCAGGAGGGTCAGCTACCTTTGATCCTctcaactttgaatattcactCTTGTCCAGTTGCAGCTGTGATTCAGATGCTCATCTTTGCCTCCATCTTAATTATTCCCTCAGACTTAATCCTTTTAATAAATTATGTGGGATTCACAGACTGGATTCAACTTGGGCTAATGATGATGGGCTTGCTTAAACTGAGATTCCAGGAGCCCAACCTATCCAGACCTTACAAG AGCCAGTGCCCTGCAAGCAGAGAAGTctccacaataagaagcccacacactgcaacgagAGAGCAGACCCTATTCGCCAGAACCAGAAAAACCTTGCACGCAGCGAGGAAGACCCACACAGCCAAAAGAGATAAAGAGAGCTGA